Proteins from one Nilaparvata lugens isolate BPH chromosome 10, ASM1435652v1, whole genome shotgun sequence genomic window:
- the LOC120353213 gene encoding multidrug resistance protein MdtA-like yields the protein MLRLLVAAIVAIVAVLIWRHFNAAPPAAETQAAARPAGGAKGAAAGGKRRGNLSPVQVATATQQSVPSYLIGLGTSPPPIPLPSPAGSTATDDVALHRRAAGESRRSAGGNRSPAIPGPVDPGSGAAGEDQATLANARRDLARYQQLVKTNLVSRQELDTQASLVQQTEGSIKADQGAVDMGNYITSGSTAIVVITQTHPIDVVFTLPESTLSDIMKAQKAGPVSVEAWGRTNKTLLAQGNLLSLDNQIDTTTGTIKLKAQYANQDDALFPNQFVMRG from the exons ATGCTGCGCCTGCTGGTTGCCGCCATCGTGGCCATTGTCGCCGTGCTGATTTGGCGTCATTTCAACGCCGCGCCGCCGGCCGCTGAAACACAAGCGGCTGCCCGCCCTGCCGGCGGTGCCAAAGGAGCGGCCGCCGGTGGCAAACGCCGCGGCAATCTGTCGCCGGTTCAGGTGGCCACGGCCACGCAGCAATCCGTGCCGAGCTATCTGATTGGGCTGGGCACCTCACCGCCGCCAATACCGTTACCGTCACCAGCCGGGTCGACGGCAACTGATGACGTTGCACTTCACCGAAGGGCAGCAGGTGAAAGCCGGCGATCTGCTGGCGGAAATCGATCCCCGGCCATTCCAGGTCCAGTTGACCCAGGCTCAGGGGCAGCTGGCGAGGATCAGGCGACGCTGGCCAACGCCCGGCGCGATCTGGCCCGCTACCAGCAACTGGTGAAAACCAATCTGGTCTCTCGCCAGGAGCTGGACACGCAGGCCTCGCTGGTGCAGCAGACCGAAGGGTCCATCAAGGCCGATCAGGGCGCG GTCGATATGGGCAACTACATCACCAGCGGCTCCACCGCCATCGTGGTGATCACGCAAACGCATCCGATCGACGTGGTGTTCACGCTGCCGGAAAGCACCCTCAGCGACATCATGAAGGCGCAAAAGGCCGGCCCGGTCAGCGTCGAAGCCTGGGGGCGCACCAACAAGACCCTGTTGGCGCAGGGCAATCTGCTCAGCCTGGATAACCAGATAGACACCACCACCGGCACCATCAAGCTGAAGGCGCAGTACGCCAACCAGGACGACGCGCTGTTCCCCAATCAGTTCGTCATGCGCGGCTGA